The following are encoded in a window of Mycobacterium vicinigordonae genomic DNA:
- the fdhD gene encoding formate dehydrogenase accessory sulfurtransferase FdhD, producing MGHVTARRRVRHLAADHASDRSETLAVEEPLEIRVNGAAVAVTMRTPGSDVELAQGFLLTEGVIVRRADVHTIRYCDGRDAGGVNNYNVLDVTLAAGVAPPSRDVTRNFYTTSSCGVCGKASLDAVQLLSHYPPGDDPVCVTTAALERMPDQLRSAQKVFAATGGLHAAGLFGADGTMLVVREDIGRHNAVDKVIGWALEHERVPLTGSVLLVSGRASFELTQKALMAGIPVLAAVSAPSSLAVSLAEESGITLVGFLREDSMNVYARADRVAR from the coding sequence GTGGGGCACGTAACCGCGCGGCGCCGGGTACGGCATCTTGCTGCCGATCACGCCAGTGACCGGTCGGAGACGCTGGCGGTCGAGGAGCCGTTGGAGATCCGGGTCAACGGGGCGGCGGTAGCGGTAACCATGCGTACACCCGGCTCGGATGTCGAACTGGCGCAAGGGTTTCTGCTCACCGAAGGGGTAATCGTCCGGCGGGCCGATGTGCACACCATTCGCTACTGCGACGGCCGCGACGCCGGTGGCGTCAACAACTACAACGTGCTCGACGTGACGCTGGCTGCCGGCGTCGCACCCCCGAGTCGCGATGTGACCCGCAACTTCTACACCACGTCGTCCTGCGGTGTCTGCGGCAAGGCGTCGTTGGACGCGGTGCAACTACTGAGTCATTACCCGCCGGGCGACGACCCGGTCTGCGTCACCACTGCCGCCCTGGAGAGAATGCCGGACCAGTTGCGCAGCGCGCAAAAGGTTTTCGCGGCCACCGGGGGTTTGCACGCCGCTGGACTGTTCGGAGCGGACGGCACGATGTTGGTCGTGCGCGAGGACATCGGCCGGCACAACGCGGTCGACAAGGTGATCGGCTGGGCGCTGGAGCACGAGCGGGTGCCGCTGACGGGATCGGTCCTGCTGGTCAGCGGTCGGGCATCGTTCGAGTTGACCCAGAAGGCGTTGATGGCTGGGATCCCGGTGCTGGCGGCCGTTTCGGCGCCGTCGTCGCTGGCGGTGTCGCTGGCCGAGGAGTCGGGCATCACCCTGGTGGGGTTCCTGCGCGAGGACTCGATGAATGTCTATGCACGCGCGGATCGGGTGGCCCGCTGA
- a CDS encoding RNA-binding protein: MSTVVVDAVEHLVRGIVDNPDDVRVDLVTSRRGRTVEVHVHPDDLGKVIGRGGRTATALRTLVAGIGGRGIRVDVVDTDQ; encoded by the coding sequence ATGAGCACCGTAGTGGTCGACGCCGTCGAGCACCTGGTCCGCGGCATCGTCGACAATCCCGACGACGTGCGGGTGGACCTGGTGACCAGCCGTCGCGGACGCACCGTCGAGGTGCACGTGCACCCGGACGACCTGGGCAAGGTGATCGGTCGCGGGGGACGCACCGCGACCGCGCTGCGCACGCTGGTTGCCGGAATCGGTGGCCGCGGTATTCGCGTCGACGTGGTGGACACCGACCAATAG
- the lepB gene encoding signal peptidase I, giving the protein MTDTEDSPSEDSSGEVSAAETSQSEPTAARDGEAATQDSKPEPEKAEKDKKRSTTRELAWLAIIAIGIYYVMLTYVARPYLIPSESMESTLHGCPTCVGDRILVDKLTYRFSSPEPGDVIVFKGPPAWNTGYKSIRSHNTLVRWIQNALSFLGFVPPDENDLVKRVIAVGGQTVECRADTGLTVNGKRLHEPYLDPNVIKVDQTGYPPACLGNEFGPVTVPAGRLWVMGDNRTHSADSRAHCPMRCTGDSTAGTVPVGNVIGKARFIVWPPSRWGGVGSVNPQQGQ; this is encoded by the coding sequence GTGACTGACACCGAAGACTCTCCATCGGAAGACTCTTCTGGGGAGGTTTCTGCTGCGGAGACTTCGCAGTCGGAGCCGACCGCGGCCCGCGACGGCGAGGCAGCGACCCAGGATTCCAAACCGGAGCCCGAGAAGGCCGAGAAGGACAAGAAGCGCTCGACGACCCGGGAGCTGGCCTGGCTGGCGATAATCGCGATCGGGATTTACTACGTCATGCTGACGTACGTCGCGCGCCCGTACCTGATCCCGTCGGAATCGATGGAGAGCACTCTGCACGGGTGCCCCACCTGCGTCGGCGATCGGATTCTGGTCGACAAACTGACCTACCGGTTCAGCTCACCCGAACCCGGTGACGTCATCGTCTTCAAGGGGCCGCCGGCGTGGAACACCGGGTACAAGTCGATCCGCTCGCACAACACCCTGGTGCGCTGGATCCAGAACGCGCTGTCGTTTCTGGGATTCGTGCCTCCGGACGAGAATGACCTGGTAAAGCGCGTTATCGCGGTGGGCGGACAGACCGTGGAGTGTCGGGCCGACACCGGGCTCACGGTCAACGGTAAACGGTTGCACGAGCCGTACCTGGACCCCAATGTCATCAAGGTCGACCAAACCGGCTACCCACCGGCGTGCCTGGGCAACGAGTTCGGTCCCGTCACGGTCCCGGCGGGACGCCTGTGGGTGATGGGCGACAATCGGACCCACTCGGCAGACTCCCGCGCGCACTGCCCGATGCGCTGCACAGGCGACTCGACGGCGGGCACGGTGCCGGTCGGCAACGTCATCGGCAAGGCCCGCTTCATCGTGTGGCCGCCGTCGCGATGGGGTGGTGTGGGTTCGGTGAACCCTCAGCAGGGTCAGTGA
- a CDS encoding TetR/AcrR family transcriptional regulator, with amino-acid sequence MARTQRQRREETVGRLLQACIDTIVEVGYARASAAVITKRAGVSVGALFRHFETMGDFMAATASEVLRRQIETFTKQVAEIPADRPALEAALTILRDITGGPANAVLYELLIAARTDEKLKVTLQHELWQYRSKMHEAARQMPGADALPDDTFPVVVALLTNVFDGAAVVEGVLPQPEIAERRIPVLAGWLTAALPS; translated from the coding sequence ATGGCCAGAACCCAGCGCCAACGGCGCGAGGAGACCGTCGGCCGGCTCCTGCAGGCCTGCATCGACACCATTGTCGAGGTCGGATACGCGCGGGCGTCGGCGGCGGTGATCACCAAGCGCGCCGGAGTGTCGGTAGGTGCGCTGTTCCGCCACTTCGAGACTATGGGCGACTTCATGGCCGCCACCGCGTCGGAGGTGTTGCGCCGTCAGATTGAGACGTTCACCAAGCAGGTCGCCGAGATACCGGCCGATCGGCCCGCGCTGGAGGCGGCGCTGACGATTCTGCGGGATATCACCGGCGGCCCGGCGAACGCCGTCCTCTACGAGCTGCTGATCGCCGCCCGCACTGACGAGAAGCTCAAAGTCACTCTGCAACACGAACTTTGGCAATACCGATCGAAGATGCACGAGGCCGCGCGGCAGATGCCGGGTGCGGATGCCCTCCCGGACGACACCTTCCCGGTTGTCGTGGCGCTGCTGACCAACGTCTTCGACGGCGCTGCTGTGGTGGAAGGTGTGCTCCCGCAACCCGAAATCGCCGAGCGCCGCATTCCGGTGCTGGCGGGGTGGCTCACCGCGGCGTTGCCGAGCTGA
- the rplS gene encoding 50S ribosomal protein L19, translating into MNRLDFVDQASLRDDIPAFSPGDTINVHVKVIEGAKERIQVFKGVVIRRSGGGVRETFTVRKESYGVGVERTFPVHSPNIDHIEVVTRGDVRRAKLYYLRELRGKKAKIKEKR; encoded by the coding sequence ATGAACAGGCTGGACTTCGTCGACCAGGCGTCGCTGCGCGACGACATCCCCGCCTTTAGCCCGGGCGACACGATCAACGTGCACGTCAAGGTCATCGAGGGAGCCAAGGAACGCATCCAGGTATTCAAGGGTGTGGTGATCCGGCGATCCGGCGGTGGCGTCCGCGAGACGTTCACCGTGCGCAAGGAGAGCTACGGCGTTGGCGTCGAGCGGACTTTCCCGGTTCATTCGCCGAACATCGACCACATCGAAGTGGTGACCCGCGGCGATGTTCGTCGCGCAAAGCTCTACTACCTGCGTGAACTCCGCGGCAAGAAGGCCAAAATCAAGGAGAAGCGCTGA
- a CDS encoding ribonuclease HII, with translation MSRSWPPRTVIRKSAGLRTLESALYRNGLGPVAGVDEVGRGACAGPLVVAACVLGPGRLESLAALDDSKKLTERAREKLFPLIRRYALAYHVVFISSVEVDRRGVHVANIEGMRRAVAGLAVRPGYVLSDGFRVPGLAAPSLPVIGGDAAAACIAAASVLAKVSRDRLMVAMDAEHPGYGFADHKGYSTPAHSRALAALGPCPQHRYSFINVRRLATGMLVSSGGPGARADYECAKMGPRFEDEGRLSR, from the coding sequence ATGAGCCGGTCCTGGCCTCCGCGCACGGTGATCCGCAAGTCCGCGGGTCTGCGCACGCTGGAGTCCGCGCTGTACCGCAACGGCCTGGGCCCGGTCGCCGGGGTCGACGAGGTGGGCCGCGGGGCATGCGCCGGTCCGCTCGTGGTGGCGGCCTGCGTGTTAGGTCCTGGCCGGTTGGAAAGCCTTGCCGCGCTTGACGATTCGAAGAAGTTGACGGAAAGGGCGCGGGAGAAGCTGTTCCCGCTGATCCGTCGCTACGCGCTGGCCTACCACGTGGTGTTCATCTCGTCGGTCGAGGTGGACCGCCGCGGCGTGCATGTGGCCAACATCGAGGGCATGCGACGCGCGGTCGCTGGGCTGGCGGTGCGTCCCGGGTACGTGCTGAGCGACGGGTTCCGGGTTCCCGGGCTGGCGGCGCCGTCCCTGCCGGTGATCGGCGGCGATGCCGCGGCGGCCTGTATCGCCGCGGCCAGTGTGCTGGCCAAGGTAAGCCGGGATCGGTTGATGGTCGCCATGGACGCCGAGCATCCGGGTTATGGCTTCGCCGACCACAAGGGTTACAGCACCCCGGCGCACAGTCGCGCGCTGGCCGCACTGGGCCCCTGCCCGCAGCACCGCTACTCGTTCATCAACGTGCGGCGGTTGGCGACCGGGATGCTGGTCAGCTCTGGAGGTCCGGGCGCGCGCGCCGATTACGAGTGCGCAAAGATGGGGCCAAGGTTCGAGGATGAAGGACGTCTGAGCAGATGA
- a CDS encoding D-alanyl-D-alanine carboxypeptidase family protein, which yields MRKLIAAAAALLTITLVAAPIASADTDVQQAAGSMPIPDGPAQTWIVADMDTGQVLAGRDQNVTHPPASTIKVLLALVVLDELDLNSSVVADASDTDVECNCVGVKAGRSYTARQLLDGLLLVSGNDAANTLAHLLGGQDAAVGKMNAKAAALGATNTHASTPSGLDGPGGSGASTAHDLAVIFRAAMANPMFAHITAEPSAMFPGDHGDQPILNQDELLARYPGAIGGKTGFTDAARKTFVGAAARGGRRLVISMMYGLVKAGGPTYWDQAGSLFDWGFAQGSQPGIGSL from the coding sequence ATGCGAAAGCTCATCGCCGCGGCCGCCGCGCTGCTCACGATCACGCTGGTCGCGGCGCCCATCGCGTCAGCCGACACCGATGTGCAGCAGGCGGCCGGGTCGATGCCGATCCCGGACGGCCCGGCACAGACCTGGATCGTCGCCGACATGGACACGGGGCAAGTGCTTGCCGGCCGCGACCAGAACGTCACGCACCCGCCCGCGAGCACCATCAAGGTGCTGCTGGCGCTGGTGGTGCTCGACGAGCTGGACCTGAACTCCTCGGTGGTTGCCGACGCCAGCGACACCGACGTCGAGTGCAACTGCGTCGGGGTCAAGGCGGGCCGCAGCTACACCGCGCGCCAACTGCTGGACGGCCTGCTGTTGGTGTCGGGCAACGACGCTGCCAACACCCTGGCGCATCTGCTGGGCGGCCAGGACGCCGCGGTGGGCAAGATGAATGCCAAGGCGGCAGCACTGGGCGCGACCAACACTCACGCGTCGACGCCGTCCGGCCTGGACGGGCCCGGAGGCTCGGGTGCCTCGACCGCACACGACCTCGCGGTCATTTTCCGCGCGGCGATGGCCAACCCGATGTTCGCCCACATCACCGCCGAGCCGTCGGCGATGTTCCCCGGCGACCACGGGGATCAGCCGATCCTCAACCAGGACGAGCTGCTGGCGCGGTATCCGGGTGCGATCGGTGGTAAGACCGGCTTCACCGACGCCGCCCGCAAGACGTTCGTGGGGGCGGCCGCCCGAGGTGGCCGGCGGCTGGTGATCTCGATGATGTACGGCCTGGTCAAGGCAGGCGGCCCGACGTACTGGGATCAGGCAGGCAGCCTGTTCGATTGGGGTTTCGCGCAGGGTTCGCAGCCGGGCATAGGCTCGCTGTAG
- a CDS encoding nuclear transport factor 2 family protein, translated as MLSLEEISDRLEIQQLLVDYSTAIDQRRFDDLDNVFVESAYIDYTALGGIAGQYPEVKKWLSEVLPNFPVYAHMLGNFSVRVDGDTASSRVICFNPMVLGGQGSEEKQILFCGLWYDDEFVRTPAGWRMTRRVETKTFQKVL; from the coding sequence ATGTTGAGCCTGGAAGAGATTTCCGACCGCCTCGAGATCCAGCAGCTGCTCGTCGACTACTCGACCGCGATCGATCAGCGCCGGTTCGACGACTTGGACAACGTGTTCGTTGAGAGCGCCTACATCGATTACACAGCCTTAGGCGGCATCGCCGGCCAGTATCCCGAGGTCAAGAAATGGCTGTCGGAGGTGCTGCCGAACTTCCCGGTGTACGCGCACATGCTGGGCAACTTCTCGGTCCGTGTCGACGGCGACACCGCCTCTTCGCGGGTGATCTGCTTTAACCCGATGGTGCTGGGCGGACAGGGCAGCGAGGAGAAACAGATCCTGTTCTGCGGGCTCTGGTATGACGACGAGTTCGTCCGCACCCCGGCCGGCTGGCGGATGACGCGACGGGTGGAGACCAAGACGTTTCAGAAGGTTTTATAG
- a CDS encoding DUF2469 domain-containing protein has protein sequence MSAEDLEKYETEMELSLYREYKDIVGQFSYVVETERRFYLANSVEMVPRNADGEVYFELRLADAWVWDMYRPARFVKQVRVVTFKDVNIEEVEKPELRLPE, from the coding sequence ATGAGCGCTGAGGATCTCGAGAAGTACGAAACCGAGATGGAGCTCTCGCTGTACCGCGAATATAAAGACATCGTCGGTCAGTTCAGCTACGTCGTGGAAACCGAGCGCCGGTTCTATCTCGCTAACAGCGTCGAAATGGTGCCCCGCAACGCCGACGGCGAGGTGTATTTCGAGCTGCGGTTGGCCGACGCCTGGGTATGGGACATGTACCGTCCTGCCCGGTTCGTCAAGCAGGTGCGCGTGGTGACGTTCAAGGACGTCAACATTGAGGAAGTGGAGAAGCCCGAACTGCGACTGCCGGAGTAG
- a CDS encoding YraN family protein, with protein MTTLTRAQLGALGEQLAVDHLSGLGLQILHRNWRCRYGELDVIACDTLSRTAVFVEVKTRTGDAYGGVAQAVTEAKVRRLRRLAGLWLADQDQGWAALRIDVIGVRIGRRPTPELIHLKGVG; from the coding sequence ATGACGACGTTGACGCGGGCCCAGCTCGGGGCGCTGGGCGAACAACTGGCTGTTGACCACCTGAGCGGCCTCGGGTTGCAGATCCTGCACCGCAACTGGCGCTGCCGCTACGGCGAACTCGATGTGATCGCCTGCGATACATTAAGTCGCACTGCCGTTTTCGTTGAGGTCAAGACCCGCACCGGGGACGCCTACGGCGGGGTGGCGCAAGCGGTGACCGAGGCGAAGGTGCGTCGGCTGCGTCGGCTGGCCGGCCTGTGGTTGGCCGATCAGGACCAGGGTTGGGCGGCCCTGCGCATCGACGTGATCGGGGTGCGCATCGGCCGGCGTCCGACCCCCGAACTGATCCACCTCAAGGGTGTCGGCTGA
- the rpsP gene encoding 30S ribosomal protein S16 — protein sequence MAVKIKLTRLGKIRNPQYRIAVADARTRRDGRSIEVIGRYHPKEDPSLIEIDSERAQYWLSVGAQPTEPVLKLLKITGDWQKFKGLPGAEGRLKVKPAKPSKLELFNAALAAADGGPTTEATKPKKKAAPKKAAKSDSEDTAETADAKAPAAEPATEGGAESTES from the coding sequence ATGGCTGTCAAGATCAAGCTCACCCGGCTTGGCAAGATCCGCAATCCCCAGTACCGAATCGCCGTCGCCGACGCGCGCACCCGCCGCGACGGTCGTTCCATCGAGGTCATCGGCCGCTACCACCCTAAGGAAGACCCGAGCCTGATCGAGATCGACTCCGAGCGGGCGCAGTACTGGCTGTCCGTGGGAGCCCAGCCCACCGAGCCCGTCCTCAAGCTGCTCAAGATCACCGGCGACTGGCAGAAGTTCAAGGGCCTGCCCGGCGCCGAGGGTCGTCTGAAGGTCAAGCCGGCCAAGCCCAGCAAGCTCGAGCTGTTCAATGCCGCGCTGGCCGCCGCCGACGGCGGGCCCACCACCGAGGCCACCAAGCCGAAGAAGAAGGCGGCCCCGAAGAAGGCAGCCAAGAGCGACTCCGAGGACACCGCAGAAACTGCAGACGCCAAAGCCCCGGCGGCTGAGCCCGCCACCGAGGGCGGCGCCGAGTCGACCGAAAGCTGA
- a CDS encoding CDGP domain-containing protein translates to MKHRIVAAAAAAVLMAGGLIAAASPAHAGCVYGGAGILGKCDGPIQPDGSWQRCVAFAKWVPNGASSYMMPDQHCDVMGPDQRPADPAFADPPMHIDD, encoded by the coding sequence ATGAAGCACCGCATTGTCGCAGCAGCGGCGGCGGCCGTGCTGATGGCGGGCGGGCTGATCGCCGCGGCATCGCCGGCCCACGCTGGCTGCGTCTACGGCGGTGCCGGCATCCTCGGAAAGTGCGACGGACCTATTCAGCCCGATGGCAGCTGGCAGCGTTGCGTGGCGTTCGCCAAATGGGTGCCCAACGGCGCCAGTTCCTACATGATGCCCGACCAGCACTGCGACGTGATGGGACCCGACCAGCGCCCGGCAGATCCGGCGTTCGCCGACCCGCCGATGCACATCGACGACTGA
- the trmD gene encoding tRNA (guanosine(37)-N1)-methyltransferase TrmD, producing the protein MRIDVVTIFPSFLDPLRQSLPGKAIASGLVDLQVHDLRRWTHDVHHSVDDTPYGGGPGMVMRAPVWGEALDEICSEETLLVVPTPAGTRFDQATARRWSVESHLVFACGRYEGIDQRVVEDSARRMRVAEVSIGDYVLPGGESAAVVMIESVLRLLTGVLGNPASHQHDSHSPALDGLLEGPSYTRPPSWRGLDVPEILLSGDHAKIAAWRREVSLQRTRERRPELLD; encoded by the coding sequence ATGAGGATAGACGTCGTCACCATCTTCCCGTCATTTCTGGACCCGCTGCGACAATCGTTGCCGGGCAAAGCAATTGCCTCGGGTCTGGTCGACCTGCAGGTGCATGACCTGCGCCGGTGGACCCACGACGTGCACCACTCGGTGGATGACACACCCTACGGCGGCGGTCCCGGCATGGTGATGAGGGCGCCGGTGTGGGGTGAGGCGCTGGACGAGATCTGTTCGGAAGAAACGCTATTGGTGGTTCCGACGCCGGCGGGTACGCGGTTCGACCAGGCCACCGCGCGGCGTTGGAGCGTCGAAAGCCACCTGGTGTTCGCGTGTGGCCGGTACGAGGGTATTGACCAGCGGGTGGTCGAGGACTCGGCGCGCCGGATGCGGGTAGCAGAGGTGTCTATTGGCGACTACGTGTTGCCCGGCGGCGAGTCGGCGGCAGTGGTGATGATCGAGTCGGTGCTGAGGCTGCTGACCGGTGTACTGGGCAATCCTGCCTCGCACCAACATGATTCCCATTCACCGGCCCTGGATGGGCTACTCGAAGGTCCGAGCTACACGCGGCCGCCGAGCTGGCGTGGCCTCGACGTGCCGGAGATCCTGTTGTCGGGCGACCACGCGAAGATCGCGGCGTGGCGCCGGGAGGTGTCCCTGCAACGCACCCGGGAACGCCGCCCCGAGTTGCTGGACTGA
- a CDS encoding WS/DGAT/MGAT family O-acyltransferase, translating into MKLIAPTDSMFLLGESREHPMHVGGLQLFQPPDGANEDFVTEAYESMLSRTDVQPTFRKHPSFVGPVTNLAWAVDREVELDYHFRRSALPRPGRVRELLEVCSRWHGSLLDRHRPLWEAHLVEGLSDGRYAVYTKFHHSLMDGVSAMRLIQRAFTSDPNDGEIRVPWELKPRHKPEKGSNASALQSLTGAIGAAAGLAPSTLSLARAALLEQQLTFPFRAPKSMFNVRIGGARRIAAQSWPLERIFGVKTATNVSFNDVVLAMSAGALRAYLIEQNALPDAPLIAMVPVSLRKEGSEGGGNSVGTVLCNLNTDVEDAGQRLRGISSSMSEQKQLFNQLPQVQQLALSAFLTGGLFLGLIPGFIRTAPPPFNIVISNVPGSKEKLYWRGAEMVGNYPLSITLDGQAMNITVTNNAENLDFGLVGARGSVPHLQRMLSHLETSLKDLERAVGV; encoded by the coding sequence ATGAAGCTGATCGCGCCGACCGACTCTATGTTTCTGCTCGGAGAATCACGGGAGCATCCGATGCACGTCGGAGGGTTGCAGTTATTCCAACCGCCCGACGGCGCCAACGAAGACTTCGTCACCGAAGCGTACGAGTCGATGCTCAGCCGCACCGACGTACAACCGACGTTCCGCAAACACCCCTCGTTCGTGGGTCCGGTCACCAACCTGGCGTGGGCGGTGGACCGTGAGGTGGAACTCGACTATCACTTCCGCCGGTCCGCGCTGCCGCGCCCGGGTCGCGTACGTGAGTTGCTCGAGGTCTGCTCGCGCTGGCACGGCAGCCTGCTCGACCGGCACCGCCCGCTATGGGAAGCGCACCTCGTGGAGGGTCTCAGTGACGGGCGCTACGCGGTCTACACCAAGTTCCACCACTCACTGATGGATGGCGTCTCCGCCATGCGTCTGATCCAGCGCGCGTTCACCAGCGATCCGAACGACGGCGAGATTCGGGTGCCTTGGGAGCTCAAACCGCGCCACAAGCCGGAAAAGGGCAGCAACGCGTCGGCGCTGCAGTCGCTGACCGGCGCGATCGGGGCGGCAGCGGGCTTGGCCCCGTCGACCTTGTCACTGGCGCGCGCGGCGTTGCTCGAGCAACAGCTCACCTTCCCGTTTCGAGCACCTAAGTCCATGTTCAACGTGCGGATCGGCGGCGCTCGGCGCATCGCCGCACAGTCCTGGCCGCTGGAACGCATCTTCGGCGTGAAGACTGCCACGAACGTCAGCTTCAACGACGTCGTGCTGGCGATGTCCGCGGGCGCCCTCCGCGCGTATCTGATCGAACAGAATGCGCTGCCGGATGCGCCGCTGATCGCGATGGTTCCGGTGAGTCTTCGCAAGGAGGGCAGCGAAGGCGGCGGGAACTCGGTCGGGACCGTGTTGTGCAACCTCAATACCGATGTGGAGGACGCTGGCCAGCGTCTTCGTGGGATCAGCTCGTCGATGTCGGAACAGAAGCAGCTGTTCAACCAGCTCCCCCAGGTGCAGCAACTGGCCTTGTCCGCTTTCCTGACCGGCGGACTTTTCCTTGGGCTGATTCCGGGATTCATCCGCACCGCGCCGCCACCGTTCAACATCGTGATCTCCAATGTTCCGGGATCCAAGGAGAAGCTGTACTGGCGGGGCGCAGAGATGGTCGGCAATTACCCATTGTCGATCACCCTGGACGGGCAGGCGATGAACATCACGGTGACCAACAACGCCGAAAACCTCGACTTCGGCTTGGTCGGCGCCAGAGGCAGTGTGCCCCACCTGCAACGCATGCTCAGTCATCTGGAGACGTCTCTGAAAGACCTCGAACGCGCCGTCGGTGTGTGA
- the rimM gene encoding ribosome maturation factor RimM (Essential for efficient processing of 16S rRNA) has product MELIVGRVAKAHGVTGELVVDVRTDDPDIRFAVGATLRARNPRDGGPARSYVVESARPHGARLLVRLAGVTDRDGADALRGALFVIDSDDLPPIEEPDTYYDHQLEGLRVSTTAGRAVGVVTEVLHTAGGELLAVKGASGEVLVPFVGAIVTAVSLDDGTLLIEPPDGLLDLDS; this is encoded by the coding sequence ATGGAGCTGATCGTCGGGCGCGTCGCTAAGGCCCATGGCGTCACCGGCGAACTCGTCGTCGACGTCCGCACCGACGACCCCGACATCCGGTTCGCGGTGGGCGCCACGCTGCGTGCCAGGAATCCCCGCGATGGGGGCCCGGCACGCAGCTACGTCGTCGAGAGTGCCCGCCCGCATGGCGCCCGGCTGCTGGTCAGGCTGGCCGGCGTGACCGACCGAGACGGCGCCGACGCCCTGCGCGGCGCGCTGTTTGTGATCGACTCTGACGACCTGCCCCCGATCGAGGAGCCCGACACCTACTACGACCACCAGTTGGAGGGTCTTCGGGTATCCACGACAGCGGGCCGGGCGGTCGGCGTCGTCACCGAGGTGCTGCACACCGCGGGTGGGGAGTTGTTGGCCGTCAAGGGCGCGTCCGGCGAGGTGCTGGTGCCATTCGTCGGCGCGATCGTCACTGCGGTGTCGCTGGACGACGGGACCCTGCTGATCGAGCCGCCCGACGGTTTGCTGGATCTGGACAGTTAG
- a CDS encoding GAF and ANTAR domain-containing protein: MTTGLRYGQNAAPKGGNDVANEPESPSKGALIADPATVFAALAEIIYQGSDASQMYAAICVAATLVVPGCDHASLMVKRGDRYVTVGASSSLAHRIDELERRAGDGPCIDAIEEETPQIESDLSVPTQWPKFAAKLLADTPVRGAMGFRLLIDKRKGAALNLFSETPNVFDSESAGSAAVLASFASVAINAIAHGEDAASLRRGLLSNREIGKAVGMLMMLHEMNEDEAFDLLRRHSQGLNIKLADVARKIIDSRGELEITEESF, encoded by the coding sequence ATGACCACCGGACTAAGGTACGGCCAGAACGCAGCGCCGAAGGGAGGTAACGACGTGGCCAACGAACCGGAGAGTCCGTCCAAGGGCGCGCTGATCGCCGACCCCGCGACCGTATTCGCAGCCCTAGCCGAGATCATCTACCAGGGATCCGACGCCAGCCAGATGTATGCCGCGATCTGCGTGGCCGCCACCCTGGTGGTCCCCGGTTGCGATCACGCCAGCCTGATGGTCAAACGCGGGGACCGCTACGTCACCGTTGGCGCCAGCAGCAGCCTGGCGCACCGCATCGACGAGCTGGAACGACGTGCCGGGGACGGCCCGTGCATCGACGCGATCGAGGAAGAAACACCCCAGATCGAATCGGACCTGAGCGTTCCGACGCAGTGGCCGAAGTTCGCGGCCAAGCTGCTCGCCGACACCCCGGTGCGCGGGGCAATGGGGTTCCGGCTGCTCATCGACAAACGCAAGGGCGCCGCGCTGAACCTGTTCAGCGAGACGCCAAATGTCTTTGACTCCGAATCCGCGGGCAGCGCAGCGGTGCTGGCGTCGTTTGCCAGCGTGGCGATCAACGCGATCGCACACGGCGAAGACGCCGCCAGCCTGCGGCGGGGGCTGTTGAGCAACCGGGAGATCGGCAAGGCGGTCGGCATGCTGATGATGCTGCACGAGATGAACGAGGATGAGGCCTTCGACTTGCTGCGGCGTCACTCCCAGGGCCTCAACATCAAGCTGGCCGACGTGGCCCGCAAGATCATCGACTCCCGGGGCGAGTTGGAAATCACCGAGGAGAGTTTCTAG